The following proteins come from a genomic window of Rutidosis leptorrhynchoides isolate AG116_Rl617_1_P2 chromosome 10, CSIRO_AGI_Rlap_v1, whole genome shotgun sequence:
- the LOC139871542 gene encoding ATP synthase subunit beta, mitochondrial-like, with amino-acid sequence MASRRLASSVLRSSLHRSPSRSPFTHSSRAAPARTRSQSHSNPTGYFLNRVVNYATSGAAAPSKSAPTTGSEGSNVGKITDEFTGAGSIGQVCQVIGAVVDVRFSEGLPPILTALEVLDNSIRLVLEVAQHLGENMVRTIAMDGTEGLVRGQRVLNTGSPITVPVGRATLGRIINVIGEPIDHRGEIKTDHYLPIHREAPAFVEQATEQQILVTGIKVVDLLAPYQRGGKIGLFGGAGVGKTVLIMELINNVAKAHGGFSVFAGVGERTREGNDLYREMMESGVIKLGDKQSESKCALVYGQMNEPPGARARVGLTGLTVAEHFRDAEGQDVLLFIDNIFRFTQANSEVSALLGRIPSAVGYQPTLATDLGGLQERITTTKKGSITSVQAIYVPADDLTDPAPATTFAHLDATTVLSRQISELGIYPAVDPLDSTSRMLSPHILGEDHYNTARGVQKVLQNYKNLQDIIAILGMDELSEDDKLTVARARKIQRFLSQPFHVAEVFTGAPGKYVELKESIASFQGVLDGKYDDLSEQSFYMVGGIDEVIAKAEKIAKESASS; translated from the exons ATGGCTTCCCGGAGGCTCGCCTCCTCAGTCCTCCGATCATCACTCCATCGATCACCGTCCAGATCTCCATTTACTCACTCCAGTAGAGCTGCACCTGCACGCACACGATCTCAATCTCACTCTAATCCTACGGGTTACTTTCTTAACCGTGTAGTCAACTACGCAACTTCTGGTGCCGCCGCTCCGTCCAAATCAGCTCCGACCACCGGAAGTGAAGGATCTAATGTCGGTAAGATCACTGACGAGTTCACTGGTGCTGGATCGATTGGACAGGTATGCCAGGTTATTGGTGCTGTAGTTGATGTGAGATTTAGTGAAGGATTACCGCCGATCTTAACGGCGTTAGAGGTTTTAGATAATTCGATTAGGTTAGTTTTGGAAGTTGCTCAACATTTGGGGGAAAATATGGTTAGAACTATTGCTATGGATGGTACTGAAGGTCTTGTCCGTGGTCAACGCGTTCTCAACACTGGCTCTCCTATCact GTACCTGTTGGTAGAGCAACTCTTGGACGTATCATCAATGTTATTGGAGAGCCAATTGATCATAGAGGCGAAATTA AAACCGACCACTATTTGCCGATTCACAGAGAAGCACCAGCTTTCGTTGAGCAAGCAACGGAGCAACAGATCCTTGTTACTGGAATCAAA GTTGTTGATCTTCTTGCTCCTTACCAAAGAGGAGGAAAGATTGGGTTGTTCGGTGGTGCAGGTGTAGGAAAAACTGTGCTTATTATGGAGCTTATTAATAACGTTGCCAAGGCCCATGGTGGTTTCTCTGTTTTTGCTGGTGTTGGAGAACGGACCCGAGAGGGTAATGATTTGTATAGAGAAATGATGGAGAGTGGTGTCATTAAGCTAGGTGATAAGCAG agTGAGAGCAAGTGTGCTCTTGTGTATGGTCAAATGAACGAACCCCCAGGTGCCCGTGCTCGTGTTGGGCTGACCGGATTGACTGTGGCTGAACACTTCAGAGATGCTGAAGGACAAGATGTACTTCTTTTCATTGACAACATTTTCCGCTTCACCCAG GCTAACTCAGAGGTTTCGGCTTTGCTTGGTCGTATTCCATCTGCTGTCGGTTACCAACCAACTTTGGCTACAGATCTTGGAGGTCTTCAAGAGCGTATTACAACAACTAAGAAAGGTTCAATTACATCAGTACAAGCTATTTATGTGCCTGCTGACGATTTGACTGATCCTGCTCCTGCCACAACCTTTGCTCACTTGGATGCCACAACTGTGCTTTCCAGACAG ATATCTGAACTTGGTATATATCCGGCTGTGGATCCTCTTGATTCTACATCTCGTATGCTGTCACCACACATTCTGGGAGAAGACCATTACAATACAGCTCGTGGTGTACAAAAAGTACTTCAGAACTATAAGAATCTTCAAGATATTATTGCCATCCTTGGAATGGACGAACTTAGTGAAGATGACAAGTTGACAGTTGCCCGGGCCCGCAAAATTCAAAGGTTTTTGAGTCAGCCCTTCCATGTTGCTGAAGTCTTCACTGGTGCCCCTGGTAAATATGTTGAACTCAAGGAGAGCATTGCCAGTTTCCAG GGAGTGTTGGATGGCAAGTATGATGACTTATCAGAACAGTCGTTTTACATGGTTGGAGGAATCGATGAGGTTATTGCTAAGGCTGAGAAGATCGCTAAGGAATCTGCTTCTTCTTAG